The following are from one region of the Mangifera indica cultivar Alphonso chromosome 14, CATAS_Mindica_2.1, whole genome shotgun sequence genome:
- the LOC123196595 gene encoding uncharacterized protein LOC123196595, producing MKKLNRKGKVHPSAASSTTIADQYLTLLPATILTLATTLSPEDKQVLAYLLSCSGCTNTTTADRFNKTTEQSSVRVDGGGGDHAPVFECNCFRCYMSFWARWDTSPNRQLIHEIIEAYEEGLAKEKKTLRRKKRGNSRKGVSDESKNGDKDECGDSGSSLKVTSGVGTDATAAAENLDLVGGGEDGDKVELEKGSLRKIVSFLGERILGFWHKN from the coding sequence ATGAAGAAGCTCAATAGAAAAGGCAAGGTGCACCCATCAGCGGCATCATCAACCACCATCGCTGACCAGTATTTAACGTTACTCCCGGCAACTATCCTAACCCTAGCTACAACTCTCTCACCTGAAGACAAACAAGTATTGGCATATCTCCTCTCATGCTCTGGCTGCACTAACACCACCACTGCTGATCGCTTCAATAAAACTACCGAGCAAAGTAGCGTTCGTGTTGATGGTGGCGGCGGTGACCATGCGCCTGTGTTTGAATGCAACTGTTTTAGATGTTACATGAGTTTTTGGGCTCGTTGGGACACGTCACCGAACCGTCAACTTATACATGAGATTATAGAGGCCTATGAGGAAGGATTGGCTAAAGAAAAGAAGACTCTGAGGAGGAAGAAGAGGGGGAATTCAAGGAAGGGAGTTTCTGATGAGTCAAAAAATGGTGACAAGGACGAGTGTGGTGATTCAGGCTCGTCGCTGAAGGTGACTTCTGGTGTTGGGACTGATGCCACTGCCGCCGCAGAGAACCTTGATCTGGTTGGTGGTGGTGAAGACGGTGATAAGGTGGAATTGGAGAAAGGGTCTTTGAGAAAGATTGTGAGCTTCCTCGGAGAAAGAATTCTGGGATTTTGGCATAAGAATTAG